In the Oncorhynchus gorbuscha isolate QuinsamMale2020 ecotype Even-year linkage group LG05, OgorEven_v1.0, whole genome shotgun sequence genome, one interval contains:
- the gnmt gene encoding glycine N-methyltransferase, with protein MSVDSVFRTRSLGVASVGLPDQYADGKAAKVWQLYIGDTRSRTEEYKSWVVSLLKQHGVQRILDVACGTGVDSIMLVEEGFKMTSVDASDKMLKYALKERWERRKESAFDQWVIEEANWLTLTEDVQKPGNGFDAVICLGNSFAHLPDFKGDQSDQKLALQNIASMVRPGGILIIDHRNYDYILETGRAPQGKNIYYKSDLTQDITTSVLWVDNKPHMITLDYTVQVPEGPQSSPELSKFRLSYYPHRIDNFKEILTGAFHGKCEHSVYGDFKTYTPGQSQAPCYFIHVVKKTA; from the exons ATGTCAGTCGACAGTGTGTTTCGGACGCGTTCTCTCGGCGTTGCTTCCGTGGGGCTTCCTGATCAATATGCCGACGGAAAAGCAGCAAAGGTGTGGCAGCTGTACATCGGAGACACGCGGAGTAGAACGGAAGAATACAAAAGCTGGGTGGTGTCCCTGCTAAAACAGCACGGTGTGCAAAGGATACTGGATGTTGCCTGCGGCACAGG CGTGGACTCCATCATGTTGGTTGAGGAGGGATTTAAGATGACGAGCGTGGACGCCAGCGACAAAATGCTCAAGTACGCGCTGAAGGAAAGgtgggagagaagaaaagagagtgCCTTTGACCAGTGGG TGATCGAAGAGGCCAACTGGCTGACGCTTACAGAAGATGTGCAGAAGCCAGGGAATGGGTTTGATGCAGTCATCTGCCTGGGAAACTCCTTCGCTCACTTGCCAGACTTCAAAG GGGACCAGAGTGATCAGAAGTTAGCCCTGCAGAATATCGCCAGCATGGTGAGACCAGGGGGCATCCTAATCATTGACCACCGTAACTACGACTATATTCTGGAGACAGGCAGAGCGCCCCAGGGCAAGAACATCTACTACAAG AGTGATCTTACTCAGGACATCACCACCTCTGTGCTGTGGGTCGACAACAAGCCTCACATGATCACCCTGGACTACACCGTACAGGTGCCAGAGGGCCCACAGAGTTCCCCCGAACTTAG CAAATTCCGCCTGTCCTATTACCCTCACCGTATTGACAACTTCAAAGAGATCCTGACGGGAGCCTTCCACGGGAAGTGTGAGCACAGTGTCTACGGCGACTTCAAGACCTACACCCCCGGCCAGAGCCAGGCCCCCTGCTACTTCATCCACGTGGTCAAGAAGACCGCTTAG